One genomic window of Polyangium aurulentum includes the following:
- a CDS encoding class II glutamine amidotransferase, producing MPNLLAMSFEGELAPCFDLRCLHPGRKPPDGWGIGYYPGGEPSASVLKEPAPPHGSIRSELVKAWEHLEASLFVLHIRTATWGSISDANTQPFARSYGGRDWLFAHSGSLRHRVERAGKSAFDPVGSTDTELLFCELLGFFAASGLRSIGDCDPVTLATWFARMGAHGCMTAVLTDGRDLLAYADASGESALHIGRVVPPYERLALGDDEVEVDLGRRGVKARKGVLIASNPLEGEGATWTALAPGGLVVVRQGAVIAEVGPGAPRSEPVSTHFVSRPDLGRPQRAQARRLQVVHRTAYRYEKPVERSTHMLRLVPAHDRLQALHASSIQMSVDGKQRDYEDVFGNQVRRVAIDTPFSELVIEARSDVSLLDTEPFQFRPLHARSVIPLVWMPWQRQVLEPYLLPPELYESELQELAQYAMSFAERNDYDLVDTLLDLNQTIFREYEYRQGSTSLSTTPYEVYARRRGVCQDFANLFICLARLLGMPARYVCGYLYTGPAHPNQRQALASHAWVQVYLPEAGWKGFDPTNGVVTQTDHVRVAVGRSYIDATPTSGTIYVGGGRETLEVDVTVTAIDG from the coding sequence ATGCCGAACCTGCTCGCGATGTCGTTCGAGGGCGAGCTCGCGCCCTGCTTCGACCTTCGCTGCCTGCACCCCGGCCGCAAGCCCCCCGATGGCTGGGGCATCGGCTACTACCCGGGCGGCGAGCCGAGCGCCTCGGTCCTGAAAGAGCCCGCGCCCCCGCACGGATCCATCCGCAGCGAGCTCGTCAAAGCCTGGGAGCACCTCGAAGCCTCGCTCTTCGTGCTCCACATCCGCACCGCGACCTGGGGCAGCATCAGCGACGCGAACACGCAGCCCTTCGCGCGCAGCTACGGCGGGCGCGACTGGCTCTTCGCGCACAGCGGCAGCCTCCGCCACCGCGTCGAGCGCGCCGGCAAGAGCGCCTTCGACCCCGTCGGCTCCACCGACACCGAGCTGCTCTTCTGCGAGCTGCTCGGCTTCTTCGCCGCCAGCGGCCTGCGCAGCATCGGCGACTGCGACCCGGTCACGCTCGCCACCTGGTTCGCTCGCATGGGCGCGCACGGCTGCATGACCGCCGTGCTGACCGACGGCCGCGACCTGCTCGCCTACGCCGACGCGAGCGGCGAGAGCGCCCTGCACATCGGCCGCGTGGTCCCACCCTACGAGCGCCTCGCCCTCGGCGACGACGAGGTCGAGGTCGATCTCGGCCGCCGCGGGGTCAAGGCCCGCAAGGGCGTCCTCATCGCCTCGAACCCGCTCGAAGGCGAAGGCGCCACCTGGACCGCGCTCGCCCCCGGCGGCCTCGTGGTCGTGCGACAGGGCGCGGTGATCGCCGAGGTCGGCCCCGGCGCGCCGCGCAGCGAGCCCGTGAGCACGCACTTCGTGAGCAGACCCGATCTCGGCCGCCCCCAGCGCGCCCAGGCGCGCAGGCTCCAGGTCGTGCACCGGACCGCGTACCGCTACGAAAAGCCCGTCGAGCGCAGCACGCACATGCTCCGCCTCGTGCCCGCGCACGACCGCCTGCAAGCGCTGCACGCGTCCTCCATCCAGATGTCCGTCGACGGCAAGCAGCGCGACTACGAGGACGTCTTCGGCAACCAGGTGCGCCGCGTGGCGATCGACACGCCCTTCTCGGAGCTGGTGATCGAGGCGCGCTCGGACGTGAGCCTGCTCGACACCGAGCCCTTCCAGTTCAGGCCCTTGCACGCGCGCAGCGTCATCCCGCTCGTGTGGATGCCCTGGCAGCGGCAAGTCCTCGAGCCCTACCTCTTGCCCCCGGAGCTGTACGAGAGCGAGCTGCAAGAGCTCGCGCAGTACGCGATGAGCTTCGCCGAGCGCAACGACTACGACCTCGTCGACACGCTGCTCGATCTCAACCAGACGATCTTCCGCGAGTACGAGTACCGCCAGGGCTCGACGAGCCTCTCGACGACGCCCTACGAGGTCTACGCGCGCCGCCGCGGCGTGTGTCAGGACTTCGCGAACCTGTTCATCTGCCTCGCCCGTCTGCTCGGCATGCCCGCGCGCTACGTGTGCGGCTACCTCTACACGGGCCCCGCGCACCCGAACCAGCGGCAGGCGCTCGCCTCGCATGCATGGGTGCAAGTCTACCTGCCCGAAGCCGGCTGGAAGGGCTTCGACCCGACCAACGGCGTCGTGACCCAGACCGATCACGTGCGCGTCGCCGTCGGCCGCAGCTACATCGACGCGACCCCGACCTCGGGCACGATCTACGTCGGCGGAGGCCGCGAGACGCTCGAGGTCGACGTCACGGTCACCGCCATCGACGGCTAG
- a CDS encoding DUF2169 family type VI secretion system accessory protein: MTARRDSLAPPMELVSACPLPVAPLLWQPRPGAFCLTVVCKATFLLEPSRARLAPAQEPVREGDLVPSKPRADVVLVGHAFTPGGEPARALTARLVVGTLDKAIEIVCDRSVSRDGALREGAPFSRMPLVYERAAGGPDTWNPVGLRGDAWSAEGQLALPNLLPRGKRFAGTAGAFEPIGFGPIPPAWPLRRDRLGRHAALADPREWHRQPMPADMDLGYFNVAPPDQQIAAIDDDVRIALEHLHPERLLLVTRLPGLRPKALVDRPGGPPLRPALRADTLWIDTDRALCTLTYRGQVPLSHPDEAGRVLVTLMRKDEEATGPETPRAPAPTRSSAPPPLSEEAVPSPAPVFGPAPSPPAWSGGRSLWPRPSLSLVPPAGSEDETPAPPTMDIVTISPPPPPTLSPPPPPTMSPPPPPTISPATISPTTIDPPRSRLAEGEALSLLWYARESVQRIRRVHAWRAILDEAEGLPADPDLDDPEPAEAENRRHLAAILSRHAPSSPEALGEVLARGVRASTLAPTLALVGGDLVFPLDEAGLLKALVLVSTPLAAEDERLRAAVRAASEFAAMPGASSARAVAEGLGARIKEALRGARRGASIEPLEVQAERVALEGRAYQKRMLLGGAHLRALLVPELASNAAQVGVPVYLPERLAAELPIYSRFRARILAEVHPPVDAGEMQPVALRAVAVGRIVTVGRRG; the protein is encoded by the coding sequence GTGACCGCGCGGCGTGATAGCCTCGCGCCGCCAATGGAGCTCGTCAGCGCCTGTCCTCTCCCGGTCGCTCCGCTGCTCTGGCAGCCGCGCCCCGGCGCCTTTTGCCTCACGGTCGTCTGCAAGGCGACCTTCCTCCTCGAGCCCTCGCGCGCTCGCCTCGCACCCGCGCAAGAGCCCGTCCGCGAAGGCGATCTCGTCCCCTCGAAGCCCCGCGCCGACGTCGTCCTCGTGGGGCACGCCTTCACGCCAGGTGGCGAGCCCGCCCGCGCGCTCACCGCGCGCCTCGTCGTGGGCACGCTCGACAAGGCGATCGAGATCGTCTGCGACCGCTCGGTCTCGCGCGACGGCGCCCTGCGCGAGGGCGCGCCCTTCTCGAGAATGCCGCTCGTCTACGAGCGCGCCGCGGGCGGCCCCGATACGTGGAATCCCGTCGGGCTCCGCGGCGACGCCTGGAGCGCAGAGGGCCAGCTCGCCCTGCCGAACCTGCTGCCCCGCGGCAAGCGCTTCGCGGGCACGGCCGGGGCGTTCGAGCCCATCGGCTTCGGGCCGATCCCGCCCGCCTGGCCATTGCGGCGCGACAGGCTCGGCCGTCACGCCGCGCTCGCCGATCCGCGCGAATGGCACCGCCAGCCGATGCCCGCGGACATGGACCTCGGCTATTTCAATGTCGCGCCCCCGGATCAGCAGATCGCCGCGATCGACGACGACGTGCGCATCGCGCTCGAGCACCTTCACCCCGAGCGATTGCTCCTGGTCACGCGCCTGCCCGGCCTGCGGCCGAAGGCGCTCGTCGATCGGCCGGGGGGGCCGCCGCTGCGCCCGGCTTTACGCGCCGATACGCTCTGGATCGACACCGACCGCGCGCTGTGCACGCTGACCTATCGCGGGCAGGTGCCGCTCTCGCATCCGGACGAGGCGGGGCGGGTCCTGGTCACCCTCATGCGCAAGGACGAGGAGGCCACGGGGCCGGAGACGCCGCGCGCGCCGGCCCCGACGCGATCGAGCGCGCCGCCTCCTCTCTCCGAGGAAGCCGTTCCCTCGCCCGCGCCGGTCTTCGGACCGGCCCCGAGCCCGCCGGCGTGGTCGGGCGGGCGGTCGCTCTGGCCGAGGCCTTCGCTGTCGCTCGTGCCGCCCGCGGGCTCGGAGGACGAGACCCCCGCGCCGCCGACGATGGATATCGTGACGATATCGCCGCCGCCCCCGCCGACGCTATCGCCGCCGCCCCCGCCGACGATGTCGCCGCCGCCCCCGCCGACGATATCACCAGCGACGATATCGCCGACGACGATCGATCCCCCGCGCTCGCGCCTGGCCGAGGGCGAGGCGCTCTCGCTTCTGTGGTATGCGCGCGAGAGCGTGCAGCGCATCCGGCGCGTCCATGCGTGGAGGGCGATCCTCGACGAGGCAGAAGGGCTGCCCGCCGATCCTGACCTCGACGATCCGGAGCCGGCCGAGGCCGAGAACCGGCGTCATCTGGCCGCGATTCTATCGCGCCACGCGCCCTCCTCGCCCGAGGCGCTGGGCGAGGTGCTCGCCCGGGGGGTTCGCGCGTCCACGCTCGCGCCGACGCTCGCGCTCGTGGGAGGCGATCTCGTCTTTCCGCTCGACGAGGCGGGCCTGTTGAAGGCCCTCGTTCTCGTATCGACGCCCCTCGCGGCCGAGGACGAACGCCTGCGCGCGGCGGTGCGTGCGGCCTCCGAATTCGCGGCCATGCCTGGCGCCTCGAGCGCGCGGGCGGTGGCGGAGGGGCTCGGGGCGCGAATCAAGGAGGCGCTGCGAGGTGCGCGGCGTGGAGCTTCGATCGAGCCCCTCGAGGTCCAGGCCGAGCGCGTCGCGCTCGAGGGGCGTGCCTATCAGAAGCGCATGCTCCTCGGGGGCGCGCACCTGCGGGCGCTGCTCGTGCCCGAACTGGCGAGCAACGCGGCGCAGGTGGGGGTGCCGGTGTACTTGCCGGAGAGGCTCGCGGCGGAGCTGCCGATCTATTCGCGCTTCCGGGCGAGGATCCTGGCCGAGGTGCACCCGCCGGTGGATGCGGGCGAAATGCAGCCCGTGGCGCTGCGCGCGGTGGCGGTCGGGAGAATCGTCACGGTGGGCAGGAGAGGCTGA
- a CDS encoding AAA family ATPase, whose product MRLLDLTLHHIGPFGDARLTLCDGPDDPVPVAIVTGDNGTGKTVILDAIRGLFGAGYGNLERPIVRKGERFWMEATAELWGARQPMSAERTLGAHDFWTENGEMGDLPLLVQQGRARCPGWVVDFWRPVQAASASEARGVVTPDARSYLMGALSGARAGGATTELLCHFDYVRTSVEPRERRAGEAVWEAARAIVRAIVPGAELADVMRRQLVPMVVRAGRRMPLGALGSGVVSAVQGAIGLLGKMYAVHVLLDTEPEEILGTPGLLLVDDAEGLLDGKRQARFLGDLLRIFPGLQIVATTRSPLVAASVPGARVFVCRFEEGKEGAVIEESTGARVLREGAELLGMMPEVGEA is encoded by the coding sequence ATGAGGCTCCTCGACCTGACCCTCCACCACATCGGTCCCTTCGGCGATGCGCGGCTGACGCTTTGCGACGGCCCCGACGATCCGGTGCCCGTGGCGATCGTGACCGGGGACAACGGGACGGGGAAGACGGTGATCCTCGACGCGATCCGCGGTCTGTTCGGCGCGGGGTATGGCAACCTCGAGCGGCCGATCGTGCGCAAGGGGGAGCGCTTCTGGATGGAGGCGACGGCGGAGCTTTGGGGGGCGCGGCAGCCGATGTCGGCGGAGCGGACGCTCGGCGCGCACGATTTCTGGACGGAGAATGGCGAGATGGGTGATTTACCGCTGCTCGTGCAGCAGGGGCGCGCGCGCTGCCCGGGCTGGGTGGTCGATTTCTGGCGCCCGGTGCAAGCGGCGAGCGCGTCGGAGGCGCGCGGGGTTGTCACGCCAGACGCGCGGTCGTACCTGATGGGAGCGCTGTCGGGGGCGCGGGCGGGCGGGGCGACGACGGAGCTGCTCTGCCATTTCGATTACGTGCGCACGAGCGTCGAGCCCCGCGAGCGGCGTGCCGGGGAGGCGGTCTGGGAGGCCGCGCGCGCGATTGTCCGGGCCATCGTTCCGGGCGCGGAGCTCGCGGACGTGATGCGCCGGCAGCTCGTGCCGATGGTGGTGCGCGCGGGGCGGCGAATGCCGCTGGGCGCGCTCGGCAGCGGGGTGGTGAGCGCGGTGCAGGGCGCGATCGGGCTGCTCGGGAAGATGTACGCGGTGCACGTCCTGCTCGACACGGAGCCCGAGGAGATCCTGGGAACGCCGGGGCTGCTCCTGGTGGACGACGCCGAGGGGCTGCTCGATGGGAAACGGCAGGCGAGGTTTTTGGGGGATCTATTGAGGATTTTCCCGGGCTTGCAGATCGTGGCGACGACGCGCTCGCCGCTCGTGGCGGCGTCGGTGCCGGGGGCGAGGGTGTTCGTCTGCCGGTTCGAAGAGGGGAAGGAGGGGGCCGTGATCGAGGAGAGCACGGGGGCGAGGGTGCTGCGGGAAGGGGCGGAGCTGCTCGGGATGATGCCGGAGGTGGGGGAGGCTTGA
- a CDS encoding Tim44 domain-containing protein, with product MDSSPEPVERGFSMFEILASLIGGVVVIGFASTFLSGLREGLGKKGWESGSVHVPVRDPRPRAASVTAALAELRAKDQHFSLVIFEDFLYSLYAETQAARGGDALDRLGAYLTQDARLAYVNHPVAEVRDVVIGAMRFEEIIAEREPVRRLELRVRFEVNYTEVSIGGMAQSYWVEEVWTLVRNPDVRSRPPEKARVLGCPSCGAPLDKSIGAKCGYCGVVSSPGELDWTVTAIEISGREERGPMLTGTTEEVGTDLPTVVSPDVNARFAHLTQKDPSMAWGAFQARVETIFRAFYEAWSSQDLALARPYLSDNLFQFQRYWVDAYEREGLRNVAENARIVAIHMARVVSDEYFDAITVRVYATCVDYTIDAKGDVVGGNRSKERQYSEYWTLIRGAERRGTPRADPGCPNCGAPIDRINMAGQCGHCNAHVTAGEYDWVLSRIEQDEAYGA from the coding sequence GTGGATTCGAGCCCGGAGCCCGTCGAGCGCGGGTTTTCGATGTTCGAGATCCTGGCCTCGCTGATCGGGGGCGTGGTGGTGATCGGCTTCGCGAGCACCTTCCTTTCGGGGCTGCGCGAGGGCCTCGGAAAAAAGGGCTGGGAGAGCGGGTCCGTGCACGTGCCCGTGCGGGATCCGCGCCCGCGCGCCGCGTCCGTCACCGCCGCGCTCGCCGAGCTGCGCGCGAAGGACCAGCATTTCTCGCTCGTGATCTTCGAGGATTTTCTGTATTCGCTCTACGCCGAGACCCAGGCCGCGCGCGGGGGCGACGCGCTCGACCGGCTCGGCGCATACCTCACGCAGGATGCCAGGCTCGCGTACGTGAATCATCCGGTCGCCGAGGTGCGCGACGTGGTCATCGGGGCCATGCGGTTCGAGGAGATCATCGCCGAGCGCGAGCCCGTGCGCCGCCTCGAGCTGCGGGTGCGCTTCGAGGTCAATTACACCGAGGTGAGCATCGGCGGAATGGCGCAGAGCTACTGGGTGGAGGAGGTCTGGACCCTCGTCCGCAACCCGGACGTCCGCTCGCGCCCGCCCGAGAAGGCGCGGGTCCTCGGCTGCCCCAGCTGCGGCGCGCCGCTCGACAAGTCCATCGGCGCGAAATGCGGCTATTGCGGCGTCGTCTCCTCGCCGGGCGAGCTCGATTGGACCGTGACCGCCATCGAGATCTCCGGCCGGGAGGAGCGCGGCCCCATGCTCACCGGCACGACGGAGGAGGTGGGCACGGATCTGCCGACGGTCGTCTCGCCCGACGTGAATGCGAGGTTCGCGCACCTCACGCAAAAGGACCCCTCCATGGCGTGGGGGGCGTTCCAGGCGCGCGTGGAGACCATCTTCCGCGCCTTCTACGAGGCGTGGTCGAGCCAGGATCTCGCGCTCGCGCGCCCTTACCTCTCGGACAACCTCTTCCAATTCCAGCGCTACTGGGTCGACGCCTACGAGCGCGAGGGGCTGCGCAACGTGGCCGAGAACGCGCGCATCGTCGCCATTCACATGGCGCGCGTCGTGAGCGACGAGTATTTCGACGCGATCACCGTGCGGGTGTACGCGACGTGCGTCGACTACACGATCGACGCGAAGGGCGACGTCGTGGGCGGCAATCGCTCGAAGGAGCGGCAGTACAGCGAATACTGGACGCTCATCCGGGGCGCGGAGCGGCGGGGGACGCCGCGCGCGGATCCGGGCTGCCCGAATTGCGGGGCGCCCATCGACCGGATCAACATGGCCGGCCAGTGCGGGCACTGCAACGCGCACGTGACGGCCGGCGAGTACGACTGGGTGCTGTCGCGGATCGAGCAGGACGAGGCGTACGGGGCATAG
- a CDS encoding acyl-CoA synthetase gives MPRPLLAIIGDGNAVSGSPAWEAAFAAGRAAVDHGFRVLTGGGGGVMEAACRGAYDSARYRDGDTVGLLPGHDPALANAFVDIVIPTGLGHLRNALVAHADAIVAVGGGAGTLSEMAMGWIHDRVVVALEIPGWSGELADRRLDARQRFSGVPDDRVIGAKTGEEAIALVLERWGKGSR, from the coding sequence ATGCCCCGCCCCCTCCTCGCCATCATCGGAGACGGCAATGCCGTTTCGGGCTCTCCCGCGTGGGAGGCCGCATTCGCCGCGGGGCGCGCCGCCGTCGATCACGGCTTTCGCGTCCTCACGGGCGGGGGAGGCGGGGTCATGGAGGCGGCTTGCCGCGGGGCGTATGATTCGGCGCGCTATCGCGACGGCGATACGGTGGGGCTCTTGCCCGGGCACGATCCGGCCCTGGCCAATGCTTTCGTCGATATCGTGATCCCCACCGGGCTCGGGCACCTGCGCAATGCGCTCGTCGCGCACGCGGATGCAATCGTGGCCGTCGGCGGCGGGGCCGGCACGCTCTCCGAGATGGCCATGGGCTGGATCCACGACCGCGTCGTGGTCGCCCTCGAGATACCGGGCTGGAGCGGCGAGCTCGCCGACAGGCGCCTCGATGCGCGGCAGCGGTTTTCAGGCGTCCCGGACGATCGCGTGATCGGGGCGAAGACAGGGGAAGAGGCGATTGCGCTCGTGCTCGAGCGCTGGGGGAAAGGAAGCAGGTGA
- a CDS encoding PAS domain-containing hybrid sensor histidine kinase/response regulator, which yields MKALLVASPKADAQPVEELLRSRGSDVVRVDPSEVVPGASTGCALAVLLASGDEDDFSALAAVCRALKTSGDGGPLVLALARRPAHLEVFCDEGADDFTAWPGDEELLGTRLELLFRRVSQRSRDAVRTAVLADAVRQAERSEQRFRHLAESSTEILARLSPGGVRLYISPACRSVLGYEPDELLGSSIIDMLHPADVSKLLEARQALDAGASAAGAIIRLQRKDGEYAWLETISRPVRDPRTEAIEEIVTVSRDVTSSIYAEQDKISGEERFEMFAVHAPVGIFQADTEGRCLFINPRACEIADLTPSQAAGHGWTKLFDQTELEAFQDDCPVTGAARTDRGREVRIRLSNGQVRWIVLNATEVRDENGEVTGYLGTVLDVTRERRAREALVASEERFRAMVEDATDLVCRCRPDGTLTFVNAAYCRTFGKRAEQLVGERYQPLIPEEDRAGLEEELRSLSPERPVVTTEHRVILPGGELRWLQWYDQGFFDDQGNLVEILSTGRDVTDRRRLQEELADARDFLRDVIDAVPDPICVKDDAGHYIMVNRAFCALLGRPREEVVGRTAAEIWPASQRAEAASRTEQEGEREETITGADGSVRVLSERRAVLTGREGRRVLVSVMRDVTERKRIEAQLVLSDRMVSLGTLAAGIAHEINNPLSYVIGNLSFVADAIGELRRDALPEGLRADELNQALAESLEGARRIGAIVRDMKVFSRSDTETLGPVDVPRVLETSMRMVRNALEHRARLVRAIGEVPLVMGNEARLGQVFVNLLTNAMQSLPDREPTENEVRVSARSERGEVVVEVRDNGQGIAKEALRHIFDPFFTTKAVGEGMGLGLSICQGIVAGLGGRIEVESEVGQGTLFRVIMPAAPTSPGRSSDASGSETPSTRTRERILVVDDEPSIGAAVRRMLPEHDVHAVTSAKEALERLSSGERYAAVLCDLIMPGMTGMDLFLELASKAPEVSRRMGFLTGGAFTPAAKSFLDGLPGRFLDKPFDAPSLRKFVERLAPAS from the coding sequence ATGAAGGCTTTGCTCGTCGCTTCGCCAAAGGCGGATGCGCAGCCGGTAGAAGAGCTCCTCAGGAGCCGCGGCAGCGATGTGGTCCGGGTCGATCCGAGCGAGGTCGTGCCCGGGGCCAGCACCGGGTGTGCGCTCGCCGTCCTGCTCGCGTCCGGCGACGAGGATGATTTCTCGGCGCTCGCAGCGGTTTGTCGCGCGCTCAAGACGAGCGGGGATGGCGGGCCGCTCGTGCTCGCGCTCGCGAGGCGACCGGCGCACCTCGAGGTGTTTTGCGACGAGGGGGCGGACGATTTCACCGCCTGGCCGGGAGACGAAGAGCTGCTCGGCACGCGGCTCGAGCTTTTGTTCAGGCGCGTCTCGCAGCGCTCACGCGACGCGGTCCGCACGGCCGTGCTCGCGGACGCGGTGAGGCAAGCCGAGCGAAGCGAGCAGCGGTTCCGGCACCTCGCGGAGAGCTCGACGGAGATCCTCGCGCGGCTGTCGCCAGGGGGCGTGCGCTTGTACATCTCGCCCGCTTGTCGATCGGTGCTCGGGTACGAGCCGGACGAGCTGCTCGGCTCGTCGATCATCGACATGCTGCATCCGGCGGACGTGTCGAAGCTGCTCGAGGCGCGTCAAGCGCTCGACGCCGGGGCTTCGGCGGCGGGGGCGATCATCCGCTTGCAGCGCAAGGATGGCGAGTACGCGTGGCTCGAGACCATCAGCCGGCCGGTGCGCGATCCGCGCACGGAGGCGATCGAGGAGATCGTCACGGTCTCGCGTGACGTCACGTCGAGCATCTACGCCGAGCAGGACAAGATCTCGGGCGAGGAGCGGTTCGAGATGTTCGCGGTGCACGCGCCCGTGGGCATCTTCCAGGCGGACACCGAGGGGCGCTGCCTGTTCATCAACCCGCGCGCTTGCGAGATCGCGGATCTGACGCCCTCGCAGGCGGCGGGGCACGGGTGGACGAAGCTCTTCGATCAGACCGAGCTCGAGGCCTTTCAGGACGACTGTCCGGTGACGGGGGCGGCGAGGACCGATCGGGGGCGGGAGGTGCGCATCCGGCTGTCGAACGGGCAGGTCCGGTGGATCGTGCTCAACGCGACCGAGGTGCGCGACGAGAACGGCGAGGTCACGGGCTACCTCGGCACCGTGCTCGACGTGACGCGCGAGCGGCGCGCGCGCGAGGCGCTGGTGGCGAGCGAGGAGCGCTTCCGCGCGATGGTCGAGGACGCGACCGATCTGGTGTGCCGCTGCCGGCCGGACGGCACGCTGACGTTCGTCAACGCGGCCTACTGTCGCACCTTCGGCAAGCGCGCGGAGCAGCTCGTGGGCGAGCGCTATCAGCCGCTCATTCCCGAGGAGGATCGAGCCGGGTTGGAGGAGGAGCTACGCTCTCTCTCGCCCGAGCGGCCCGTGGTGACCACCGAGCATCGGGTGATCTTGCCGGGCGGCGAGCTGCGCTGGCTCCAGTGGTACGACCAGGGCTTCTTCGACGATCAGGGCAACCTCGTCGAGATTCTCTCGACGGGTCGCGACGTGACCGACCGGCGCAGGCTCCAGGAAGAGCTCGCCGATGCGCGGGATTTCTTGCGCGACGTCATCGACGCGGTGCCCGATCCGATCTGCGTGAAGGACGACGCGGGCCACTACATCATGGTCAACCGCGCGTTCTGCGCGCTGCTCGGCCGTCCGCGCGAGGAGGTCGTGGGGCGGACGGCGGCGGAGATCTGGCCGGCGTCGCAGCGCGCGGAGGCGGCTTCGCGGACCGAGCAGGAAGGCGAGCGCGAGGAGACGATCACGGGCGCGGACGGCTCGGTGCGGGTGCTGTCCGAGAGGCGCGCGGTGCTGACGGGGCGCGAGGGCAGGCGCGTGCTCGTGTCGGTGATGCGCGACGTGACGGAGCGAAAGCGCATCGAGGCGCAGCTCGTGCTCTCCGATCGCATGGTCTCGCTCGGCACGCTGGCGGCCGGGATCGCGCACGAGATCAACAATCCGCTGTCGTACGTGATCGGCAACCTGAGCTTCGTGGCCGACGCGATCGGCGAGCTGCGGCGCGACGCGCTGCCGGAGGGCTTGCGGGCCGACGAGCTGAACCAGGCGCTCGCGGAGTCGCTCGAGGGGGCGCGGCGCATCGGGGCGATCGTGAGGGACATGAAGGTCTTCTCGCGGTCGGACACCGAGACGCTCGGGCCGGTGGACGTGCCGCGGGTGCTCGAGACGTCGATGCGGATGGTGCGCAATGCGCTCGAGCATCGGGCGCGGCTCGTGCGGGCGATCGGCGAGGTGCCGCTCGTGATGGGCAACGAGGCGCGGCTCGGGCAGGTGTTCGTCAATCTGCTGACCAACGCCATGCAGTCGTTGCCGGATCGCGAGCCGACCGAGAACGAGGTGCGCGTCTCGGCGCGCAGCGAGCGCGGCGAGGTGGTCGTCGAGGTGCGCGACAACGGTCAGGGCATCGCGAAGGAGGCGCTGCGCCACATCTTCGATCCGTTCTTCACGACGAAGGCGGTGGGCGAGGGGATGGGGCTCGGGCTGTCGATCTGCCAGGGCATCGTGGCGGGGCTCGGCGGGCGGATCGAGGTGGAGAGCGAGGTCGGGCAGGGGACGCTGTTCCGCGTGATCATGCCGGCGGCGCCGACGAGCCCTGGCAGATCGTCGGACGCGAGCGGATCCGAGACGCCGTCGACGCGGACGCGGGAGCGGATCCTCGTGGTCGACGACGAGCCTTCGATTGGCGCGGCGGTGCGGCGCATGCTGCCCGAGCACGACGTGCATGCGGTGACGAGCGCGAAGGAAGCGCTCGAGCGGCTGTCGTCCGGGGAGCGTTACGCGGCGGTGCTTTGCGATCTCATCATGCCGGGCATGACGGGGATGGATCTCTTCCTCGAGCTCGCGTCGAAGGCGCCGGAGGTCTCGCGCCGCATGGGGTTCTTGACGGGCGGCGCGTTCACGCCCGCCGCCAAGAGCTTCCTCGACGGGCTGCCGGGCCGATTCCTCGACAAGCCGTTCGACGCGCCGAGCCTGCGTAAGTTCGTCGAGCGGCTGGCGCCGGCCAGCTAG
- a CDS encoding nuclear transport factor 2 family protein, with protein MTARTIAPLSKHVKTIGLTAALAVSFVALGGGFVEAASNAHRFHDEAEIAKLTYCYARGTDTIGAGDVTGGKAIYSECFAPDAYLAVWTPGTPFDGPPTFEATGTNAWADYVDSAFVDYTATQHLISNVEIDIHGKEATMTSYLIATHVRADGTVDIANGTYTDEVERIKGEWVITSRRLTLISFVNAGNP; from the coding sequence ATGACCGCGCGCACGATTGCACCCCTGTCGAAACACGTGAAGACCATCGGCCTGACCGCGGCCCTCGCCGTGTCGTTCGTCGCGCTCGGCGGCGGATTCGTGGAGGCCGCGTCGAACGCCCATCGGTTCCACGACGAAGCCGAGATTGCCAAGCTCACGTACTGCTACGCGCGCGGGACCGACACCATCGGCGCGGGCGACGTGACGGGCGGCAAGGCGATCTATTCCGAATGCTTCGCCCCCGACGCCTACCTCGCCGTCTGGACCCCCGGCACCCCCTTCGATGGCCCGCCCACCTTCGAGGCCACCGGCACGAACGCGTGGGCAGATTACGTCGATTCGGCCTTCGTCGACTACACCGCGACCCAGCACCTCATCTCCAACGTGGAGATCGACATCCACGGCAAAGAGGCCACCATGACCTCGTACCTGATCGCCACGCACGTGCGCGCCGACGGCACCGTGGACATCGCGAACGGGACGTACACGGACGAGGTCGAACGGATCAAAGGAGAGTGGGTGATCACGAGCCGTAGGCTGACGCTCATCTCGTTCGTGAACGCCGGCAACCCCTGA